A stretch of DNA from Nitrospira sp. KM1:
ATGCTCAACGGGTTGACCTACGAAATCAACGAGAAGGGACTAGTCGATCCCATCATGACCCGCTGGCTGGAGGACGGTCTGACACGCGTGACGGCTGAATTGACCCATTCCAAGAATGAACAATCCGCCTCTGCGCAGCCCTAGACGTCATTACTCATGCCGTATCGAAGTTCGCAGGCATGACCGCTGTAAGCGAAGGAAGACACTTGTCATGTTACCAGTAAGCGCAGTGCTGTTCGCGAAGGATCACCGTATTGTCGCCGAGTTCTACACTCGAGTCCTTGACGCGTCTGTAGCGAATCAAGATGCCTGCCACACACATCTGAACTGCGCGGGCTTCAGCGTGGTGATTCATCAGATACCCGCCGAGACGGCCACTTTGATGGCAATCGCCGCTCCTCCGCACCGGAGAGAGTCCGGTGCCATACGTCTGAACTTCGCGGTTCGGAATATTGCAGAGCGTCGGAACGTCGCGAGGCAGCTCGGCGGACAGATCGATGAGCGTCCACCGTCGTGGGCTGGAGAGGATTCAACATTCTTCCTCGGTTATGACCCGGAAGGAAACGTCATTGGATGTAATGCCTGCTGACAGATGGCTCATAAGCCACCGTACACACGTGACTGACCCTTCCTCGCTCAACTCTGCGGAATGAGCGGAGATATGTACGGATGTCGGCGAGGGCAAATGGGGGGCTGCCGGAATACGACTGGCCGTATTGGTCATCAATATTGTTCGAGGCACGCAAGGGATAAAAACAACATATGTCGGCACGCGTAGATAACACAGACGTCAAGGCGCGCCTCTTTGCGCTCTACGACGAGCTCATTACACATGACGGGTACGCGGAGATGCGGGTGGAGATCCGTCTCCTCAAGCGCGGACAGAAGGAGATCATCATTCATTGTGGCAAACAGTATCGCTTCGTGGTCGACTGCCCTGGCGTTCCGGAGGCAGCAATAAATGAGGAAACGATGGTCTAGCAAGCCCGCATGTTCGTGACGTACAGGCAGGCGGTGCGGGACCGCTGCTTGATGCATTGAATAGATACCGGCTTTCTCCGGCCTCTTTGGGTGAGGCGGTGCGGGCTAACCCAGTGAAAGGGGTATTTGCAATGAATCGTATGAAGTCAACATTTACAGGCTGCATGCTCGGCCTGGGGCTCGTGCTGACCGCCGGCCAATCGGCGTATGCCGCGGCGGGCGTGTGGGACAATACCTTCACACCATCGAGCTGGACGCGGCAAAGTACGCCCGGCAGTCTGTACGCCGAGTGGAACACATTTGGTCCGCAGACACCTGCTCCTCTTCCGGCCCTCACCAATCCTGATGTCGCCAATTTCGGCGGCGGCTCCTACAGCCTGCTGGAAACAACCGGTGCCGGGAGCATCTTCAGCAGCGGCAACATCAGCAGGAGTGGGGCTTCCGGCCCCGGGACGGCGTTCGAATGGACCGTCGGCAATGTGGCCGGTGGACCGCGTGACGTCTATATGCGCATCGGATCGCTGGGCGCCTTCGACACCACGCTCAATCAAAGTTTTACCAACTTCACACTGAATGGCGTAACCGGCACCTATCAGGAGCTGTTCAACGGACCCGCCACGGGCGGCGCGGGTAGCAGGGAAGTGGAAGCGCTTATTTCCTGGCTGAACGTCCCGGACGCCTCCTCGTTTCTGTTGACGTGGAATGCCATCGGCGTCAATGCGAGCTTGGACCAACTCTCTCTCGACGTGGGTCCATTGGCTCCAGTGCCATTGCCCGCAGCAGTCTACTTGATGGCATCGGGACTTATGGGGATCGCAGCGATGGCTCGGCGTCAACAGCGAGCCGTCTGAAGTTCCAGGGACGAGCCTGCATCGGCGGCCTCCTCGCCACGAGGGACCATGCCGGAGTGCATATCTATCGGCTGCCCCGGCGTCCGGGGGGCAATAGAGAAAGGAGGAACAGAAGGACTTGTTCACGAGAAACACATGGCAGGCGGTGCGGGACCGCTGCTTGATGCATTGAATAGATACCGGCTTTCTCCGACCTCTTTGGGTGAGGCGGTGCGGGCTAACCCAGTGAAAGGGGTATTTGCAATGAATCGTATGAAGTCAACATTTACAGGCTGCATGCTCGGCCTGGGGCTCGTGCTGACCGCCGGCCAATCGGCGTATGCCGCGGCGGGCGTGTGGGACAATACCTTCACACCATCGAGCTGGACGCGGCAAAGTACGCCCGGCAGTCTGTACGCTGAGTGGAACTCGTTCAGCAACGACGCGGGGACCGCGGCTAACATTGTCGCTACCAATCCTGACGTCGCCAACTTCGGCGGCGGCACCTACAACCTGTCGGAAAATGGTTCAGGTGGCACCGCGTTCATCGTCGGCGGCACGGCGGGCAATATCTACAGCTTTGCCGCGCCGACGGCGTTCGATTTCACCGTCGGTAATGTGGCCGGTGGACCGCGTGACGTCTATATGCGCATTGGATCGGTGGGCAACTTCGACACCACGCTCAATCGCAGTTTCACCAACTTCACACTGAACGGCGTAGCCGGCACCTATCAGGAGCTGTTCAACCAGGCAGCCGGTGGTGCCATGGGTGGAAACGAGGTGGAGGCCGTGGTGTCCTGGCTGAACGTGGCTCCAGCATCATCGTTCCTGCTGAACTGGAACGCCATCGGTTCCAGTGTGAGCCTGGACCAGCTGTCCCTTGATGTGGGTCCGACTCCCGTGCCATTGCCCGCAGCAATCTACCTGATGGGTTCAGGACTGGTGGGAATAGCAGCGATGGCCCGGCGCAGGCTGCAAGGCGCCTAAGATTCAAAGCGCAGTCCGCATTGGCATGGCCCCCTGAAAAGGGCGGCCATGCGCATGCGTGTATGCGGAATGAGCTACAAATCATGGGGACGTGCGATGGTATTCATCGCACTGCTGCCCGTATGGCTGATTCATGAAGGAGCGGGCTGGACGGCGGACCTACGTCCGCTGCCCTCGCCGCAACTTTCGGCTTCACAGAGGCAAGGCATGAACATCGCGGCAAACAGCAGTAGGGCAGACGTTCTGGGAGGATCCGTGACCGGAGAGCAGAATATTGGAGAGCGGCAACCACGCACCGTGGAGGCTCCCGGAACAGGCACGAGGAATCAACCCAGCGATGCACCGGACATGGATCCAGGGGACACGCTGGTGATGGCAGATGTCGAAGTGACGGGAAGATATGAGGGCTTCGAGGTCGATCCAACGCGGTCGCGCACCACGGTGACGGCTAAGGAGCTGGAGCGCCGGCAAGCGGACAACGTCTTCACTGTGTTGCAGGACGTTCCCGGTGTCGCCGTCGATGGCGGGCCGCTCGCCAGCGGCATGAAATTCAACATCCGCGGCTTCAGCGACAATGAAGACGTGCTGATGAAGATCGACGGGGCCATGCGCAATTTCGAGAAGTACCGCTTCGGCAGCGGCGTGTTCGTCGAGCCTGAATTGTTGAAAGCCGTCGAGGTGACGCGCGGGCCGGCGGGTGCGCTGCAAGGCTCCGGCGCCATCGGCGGCGTGGTGGAGATGCGGACCAAGGACGCCGCCGACTTCCTGCGGCCCGGAGAGCGCGTAGGCGCGCGCCTCAAGTCAGGGTGGTCCACCAACAATGAGGAACTCATGGGATCGGCGAGCGCCTATGGTGTGGCGTTCGACTCGATCGACCTGCTCGCCAGCGGCACGTGGCGTGACTCCGGCGACATCACGACAGCGAGTGGCACGAAGTTGCAGAACACCAGAGCCAACCGCCTGAGCGGATTGGGCAAGGTCTCGTACCGCCCGCGGCCCGGCGCCGGCATCACCTTCGGGCATACGTATTTCCAGGAAGACGTCTTGCAGCCCTTCGACGCCACGATCGGTGTACCGGGCGTGTTCGGCTTCGTGCGGCGCGACATGACAGACAGCACCTCTACCAGTAATTTCGAATACGCGCCGACTTCGCAATCCCTCACGCCTTGGATCGCTCTGAAAGGGGCGTTCGGCTACACCGACACCAGCGTCACCGATTCCGACCGGCAGAGTGCGAACGGCGTGCTCGTCCCGAACGCCCCCACGAATTTCTTCGACTACAAGATCGCGACGTTCGATCTGACGAACACCACCGCGCTGCGCTTCGGCCCCGTGCGCAATGCGCTCACGTACGGCGTCCAGTACAACCACAATGACCGCACGTCCACGATCAATCAGTTCAATCCCAGGACAGCCGCGTGGAGTACGGTGGACAACCTCAGTCAGCCGTCAGGTACCAAATCCTTTTTTGCGTACATGCTCGAGGATCGTATCAACATCGGCCATGTGAGTCTCACCGGCAGCCTCCGTCACGACACCTACAAGGTCGAAGTCACCGCGCAAGAGACACGCGATGCATTGCAGGCCGAAGGCAGAAGCCCAATCATCGAGTTCTCGAAAACCATGCCCAGCGCCGGCATCGCCTGGAACGTGATGGGCGGTCCGGTAACCCTCTTCTACAACTACGCCAAAGCATTCCGGCCGCCGCTCGTCGATGAATACTTCACGCAGGGCGCGTTCAGCCGCTGCTCCCTTTTGTTCTTCGGCGCGCTCACCCCCCCATCCGGCGTCTGCGGCAATCTCTACGTGCCGGAGTCCTCGACCAACCATGAGATCGGCGTGTCGTTGAACTACCCCGGACTGTTCAAGGGCATCGATATGTTCACGGCCAAGCTGGTGTTGTACCGCAACGACGTGACACACACCCTCGAGTCGCTTTCGGCGCGCACGGCAAGCGGAGCGCTCTGCCGGCCGCTCCGCCCGCCCACGGGGAACAACGACCTATGCACGAACGTGACGCAAGACGGCAAGGAGCATCGGGAAGGCGTGGAGTTCGAGGTGGGGCTCCGGACTGAACACTGGTTCAGCAACCTGAACATCTCCGCCATACGCGGCAAGCAGGTGTGCGACGGCGAGCGTCCTTTGTTCGACATTCCCGGCAATTCGCTGGTGTTCTCATTGGGCCATAACGTTCTCAACAATCGGCTCGAGTACGGGTATCGCTTTCGAGCCGTGGACCACCGCCTGGTGATCACCGGCACTGCCGAGCAAGTCGTCACACCCTGCAACACCGGCCTCGGCGTCGGCACGCAGGCGGGGTACGTCTTGCACAACCTGTTCGCGTCATACCAGCCGATTCCCATGCTCAGCTTCAATCTGGCCGTCGACAATTTGACCAACACCAAATACTTCCTCAACAACGGCTTTGGCGGCGGTATCGGCCAAGAAGGAATGGGGTACAACGTGCGATTTTTCATGTCGATGTCGTTCTAATTGTATGTGGCAACAGACAGCCAATCATCTCTCAGTGGCATGCATGCTCGTCCTGTTCGGCATAACGAGCAGCGAGGCGAACACGTCCAGGATGCCCTTGGCTGGAGACGAAAATAGATCGGCGATCATCGCCTCTCCCGAGATCGGGACGTGGAATATCGGTCATTGCGCGTACGAAGCCATCGGGAAGCCCCATATCAACCTCTCGCGTCCTGAATGTCCTGACCGAATCAGGCGCGTCATGGCGGCCTTGCCCGCTGCCCCTTTCGAGGCCACCCTGTCGCCAGATTCGTTGCATTTCAGTCCGTCGCAGTGGCACGACGATGGCGCCGATCTGGAAAGCCGGCCTCAAGTGGTCCCGATTCCTTCTCCTCCAGCGTCGGGGCCCCTCTTCATGACCGCGTTGGTTGGGATGTTGGTAACCCCTCTGCTGAAAGATTCACGTCGCAAGCAATCCTGTGATCCGAACGGGTGCCAAGCGCATCGGCCAGGGTCCGCACGTTTGGTGGTTTTGCTGTCAGCCGACGCGACTTTTGCCGAAACGCTTGAAAAGCATTTGCATCGTGCGGGCTATGCCATCCGAACAGTAAGCACCACGAGTGAGATATTCGCCATCATGGACCCGGCGTCGCTCGTATTGATCCTGGTGGATCACCGTATTCACGATTGGGATATGCTTCGGACAGATCCCTCGCTTCGGCATGTACTGCTGATGGGAGTGGTCCCGTTCGGCTCTCTCTATACCGAGAACCACTGTGTGGCGGACCTGGAACGTGGCTTGGACGGGATCCACGACTTGCGGGACGGACATCGTCTTTTGGTTACCAAAGTCCGTGCGTATCTTCGGCGTGACGGGTGCGGGCACGTACGTCGAGGGATTTACCAGGTGGGGGCGATCGAACTGGATGACGATGCTCATGAGGTGACAATTGCCGGACGACAGGTAAAGCTCTCCACCAAACCCTTCACAATCCTTCGACTCCTCATGAGCAAACCTTCCGAGGTATGCAGCCGAAGCGAACTGGTCCATTTTATCTGGGGACCCAATTTTGCGATCGGTGAACATGCCTTGGACGTTCACGTCTACGCCCTTCGACAGCAGCTTGATCGCGCGCCCAACTCTCTATGCAAACTCATTACCATCAAGGGTGTCGGCTTCAAACTGAAGCCCCTCTCCTCAACCGGAACGATTCAAACAAGAACGCGCTCATCCAAAATCCAACTCGATCTCCGGATTGCACAGAAGCTCAAGGACGATGCGGAGGTCTGCATCGGCTCAGATCCGCAGCTCAAGTCGCCGGCGCACCTGTGCAGTACGCCGGCATGCGGATGACGATTTATGCGCTCATCATTCATACAGGAGGTGGCATATGGCAGTTGCGATGATTGTTTTATTATCCGCGCTTTTTACGGCCGTCATTCCGTATCCAGCTCATGCGACCAACGATTCCTTGCCTCCTACCGATACGGGAAAGATCGGGATCCTTCTCGTCAATCACGGATCTCGATCCGCCACGTGGCGTCAATCGCTTTTGGACCTCGAAACCCAGGTCGCCGGGCCGATACTTGCTCATTCGACCGTCAAGAGCATCAGGACGGCGTTCATGGAGTACACGGAACCCTCGATCGCCACGCGCATGAAGGAATTTGACCGAGAAGGATTTACGGACGTCATCATCGTGCCGGTGTTTCTGACGGTCAGCCCCCACACGTTCGACGACATCCCGACGATCGTGGGGTTGAAAGAAGATCCGCACTCCATGCAGCAGCTGAAGATCGAGAAGATCGAGCGTTACACGCCGAACGCGAAACCCCACATCACCCCGCCACTCGATTTCACCGATATTCTTCAGAAGAATCTGCTCAGGCGAGTGAGCGCACTTTCGCGGGATCCGGCTCATGAGGGTCTGGTGCTCATCGGTTACGGCGACGAAACGTACGACAAGGAGTGGGTCGAGCTGTTCGACAAAGTCGCGGGGTTCGTCAGAATGCAGACAGGGATCGCAGGGTATTCCTATGGTTGGTGCGGCCACATCGCGAACTACAAGCCGGAGGAAACGACCGCCGCGATCAATACGGTACTCAAGAGCGCGCGGACGGCCCTCGTCATCCCCGTGTTGGTCGCCCACGATGAGATGTTCCAAATCAAAATCATCGGCGACGGCATCGCCAAAGTGCCCGACAACAAGCAGCGCGTCATTTATAAGCCGGATTCCATCCTGCCGGACGTGAACGTCGAGCGATGGGTCATCAGCGTCACCGAAGAATACGTCAACAAGATTCAGATCAAAGTCTCACAAGCACACTGATGTGGGCTCGGGTGAGACACCGGCTTCGGTGGCCGGAACGCGAGACACTCGCGCGGCTCAACCTGGCTGTCCATCGAGACATCGGGTACGCCTGCGCCTCCCTGATTCTCGCCTATTGCCTGTCCGGCATCGCGCTCAACCATATCGGTGATTGGAATCCCGACTTCGTCATTTCAAGACAGACCGTGTCGCTCCCTCACGCGTACGACAGAAAAGAGATTACGAAAGAACGGATCGCGCAGTTTGGACGACTGGTGCAGGAGGAGAGCTATAAAATATATGATTTCCCGACATCCGATCAGGTGAAGATTTACTATGACAACGCCTCCCTGCACCTCAATTTTTCCACTGGCCACGGTACCTACGAAAAAGTTTCAAGGAGGCCCCTTCTATACCAGGCGAATGCGTTGCACCTCAATCGCCTGCAAGGATGGAAGTGGGCTTCCGATGTCTTCGCGCTCATCCTCATTCTCCTCAGTCTGACCGGACTGTTCGTTCTACGGGGTAGATATGGACTTGCTCGGCGGGGGAAATGGCTGATTCTCGTCGGCCTACTTCCCCCTGTACTCGCCCTGCTCATCTTCGAACTGAAATAGACAGGGACCACTGTATGTATTTATCGTGTCATGGTAGCTGCGGAATGCCACAAAGTCGAAAACTTTGTGGTGATGCCTTGTCAGGACTGAAATGTTTTCAGTTCGAAACGCCTGCTCCATGCGTTCAAGTGCACTAGGACACAGCTCGATTGAACTCACTGTATCGACCCATGAAAAGTGGCTGAGGAAGACAGCCCATGGTGGTTTGATCGACTCGATGGAATGACGATGTCTAACCAGCGGGAGTTACCGTCTGTGAAGACAGGGTGAGAGCAAGGTCCTGCGAAGCAGGACGAGCCCCGCTCGTAAGCATTAAGGACCCCGCCTGTAAAGGCGGGGGAGTCTATCGAAAATATGCAGCCTCTGTGCGTGTAGTCTCTGGCGGTAGCAAATGGTAACAGAGCATATTACGAACAGTCTCACCAAGCAGGCAAGGACATGCAAGCTCGCGAATTAGTTCATGAGATTTTGGTGCCCCCGACACGAATTGAACGTGCGACCCGCGGTTTAGGAAACCGCTGCTCTATCCAACTGAGCTACGGGGGCATGGCTGGAATTTAGCGTACTTACGCGAGGCGTGTCTACCTGAGATGAGGGGACTGTGCCCAAATTGTGCCCGTGAAGCTTTTTCGCAGCTTCGCGAAGGTCTCCGTCATTCACAATGTTATAGCGATCGAAGACCGAGCGCGTCTTGTGCCCGGTGATTTTCATCGCCACGGTTTCCGGTACTCCACTGCGGACAAGGTTCCTCACCGCGCTACGTCTGAAATCGTGCCGGATCATGCCTATCAAGCCGACCTTTGCACAGGCGGTCGTCCAGGCCTTTCGAAAGTCTCGAAGCCGGTTCCCTTGCCAGCGTCCTTGACGAGGGTTTGGAAAGAGGGGAATGATGACACGATCGAGCTTACGAGACAGAGCCTTGACCCGCTCAACCTGCTCGGCAAGTACTCCCGCGACGGCCGGGGTGAGATACACAACTCTTCCTTCACCGTTCTTCGTCATGCCCGGATCTAGCCGCAGGGTGCCGGCGTTGAGGTCCACATGCCCGAGGTCCAGCTGCAGCACTTCGCTTTGCATCCGCCAGCCATAGGTATAGGCAATCGTCACTGCCGCCTGAAGATCGGGCCGCTTCTTCAATGCTCTGCAGACTCGCTCAAAATCCGCCCGCTCAAAGAATCCCGAACGGGGAGCGGATTCTTGCAAGAGG
This window harbors:
- a CDS encoding VOC family protein, with the translated sequence MLPVSAVLFAKDHRIVAEFYTRVLDASVANQDACHTHLNCAGFSVVIHQIPAETATLMAIAAPPHRRESGAIRLNFAVRNIAERRNVARQLGGQIDERPPSWAGEDSTFFLGYDPEGNVIGCNAC
- a CDS encoding VPLPA-CTERM sorting domain-containing protein; the encoded protein is MNRMKSTFTGCMLGLGLVLTAGQSAYAAAGVWDNTFTPSSWTRQSTPGSLYAEWNTFGPQTPAPLPALTNPDVANFGGGSYSLLETTGAGSIFSSGNISRSGASGPGTAFEWTVGNVAGGPRDVYMRIGSLGAFDTTLNQSFTNFTLNGVTGTYQELFNGPATGGAGSREVEALISWLNVPDASSFLLTWNAIGVNASLDQLSLDVGPLAPVPLPAAVYLMASGLMGIAAMARRQQRAV
- a CDS encoding VPLPA-CTERM sorting domain-containing protein, yielding MAGGAGPLLDALNRYRLSPTSLGEAVRANPVKGVFAMNRMKSTFTGCMLGLGLVLTAGQSAYAAAGVWDNTFTPSSWTRQSTPGSLYAEWNSFSNDAGTAANIVATNPDVANFGGGTYNLSENGSGGTAFIVGGTAGNIYSFAAPTAFDFTVGNVAGGPRDVYMRIGSVGNFDTTLNRSFTNFTLNGVAGTYQELFNQAAGGAMGGNEVEAVVSWLNVAPASSFLLNWNAIGSSVSLDQLSLDVGPTPVPLPAAIYLMGSGLVGIAAMARRRLQGA
- a CDS encoding TonB-dependent receptor domain-containing protein, yielding MVFIALLPVWLIHEGAGWTADLRPLPSPQLSASQRQGMNIAANSSRADVLGGSVTGEQNIGERQPRTVEAPGTGTRNQPSDAPDMDPGDTLVMADVEVTGRYEGFEVDPTRSRTTVTAKELERRQADNVFTVLQDVPGVAVDGGPLASGMKFNIRGFSDNEDVLMKIDGAMRNFEKYRFGSGVFVEPELLKAVEVTRGPAGALQGSGAIGGVVEMRTKDAADFLRPGERVGARLKSGWSTNNEELMGSASAYGVAFDSIDLLASGTWRDSGDITTASGTKLQNTRANRLSGLGKVSYRPRPGAGITFGHTYFQEDVLQPFDATIGVPGVFGFVRRDMTDSTSTSNFEYAPTSQSLTPWIALKGAFGYTDTSVTDSDRQSANGVLVPNAPTNFFDYKIATFDLTNTTALRFGPVRNALTYGVQYNHNDRTSTINQFNPRTAAWSTVDNLSQPSGTKSFFAYMLEDRINIGHVSLTGSLRHDTYKVEVTAQETRDALQAEGRSPIIEFSKTMPSAGIAWNVMGGPVTLFYNYAKAFRPPLVDEYFTQGAFSRCSLLFFGALTPPSGVCGNLYVPESSTNHEIGVSLNYPGLFKGIDMFTAKLVLYRNDVTHTLESLSARTASGALCRPLRPPTGNNDLCTNVTQDGKEHREGVEFEVGLRTEHWFSNLNISAIRGKQVCDGERPLFDIPGNSLVFSLGHNVLNNRLEYGYRFRAVDHRLVITGTAEQVVTPCNTGLGVGTQAGYVLHNLFASYQPIPMLSFNLAVDNLTNTKYFLNNGFGGGIGQEGMGYNVRFFMSMSF
- a CDS encoding response regulator transcription factor; its protein translation is MWQQTANHLSVACMLVLFGITSSEANTSRMPLAGDENRSAIIASPEIGTWNIGHCAYEAIGKPHINLSRPECPDRIRRVMAALPAAPFEATLSPDSLHFSPSQWHDDGADLESRPQVVPIPSPPASGPLFMTALVGMLVTPLLKDSRRKQSCDPNGCQAHRPGSARLVVLLSADATFAETLEKHLHRAGYAIRTVSTTSEIFAIMDPASLVLILVDHRIHDWDMLRTDPSLRHVLLMGVVPFGSLYTENHCVADLERGLDGIHDLRDGHRLLVTKVRAYLRRDGCGHVRRGIYQVGAIELDDDAHEVTIAGRQVKLSTKPFTILRLLMSKPSEVCSRSELVHFIWGPNFAIGEHALDVHVYALRQQLDRAPNSLCKLITIKGVGFKLKPLSSTGTIQTRTRSSKIQLDLRIAQKLKDDAEVCIGSDPQLKSPAHLCSTPACG
- a CDS encoding sirohydrochlorin chelatase — encoded protein: MAVAMIVLLSALFTAVIPYPAHATNDSLPPTDTGKIGILLVNHGSRSATWRQSLLDLETQVAGPILAHSTVKSIRTAFMEYTEPSIATRMKEFDREGFTDVIIVPVFLTVSPHTFDDIPTIVGLKEDPHSMQQLKIEKIERYTPNAKPHITPPLDFTDILQKNLLRRVSALSRDPAHEGLVLIGYGDETYDKEWVELFDKVAGFVRMQTGIAGYSYGWCGHIANYKPEETTAAINTVLKSARTALVIPVLVAHDEMFQIKIIGDGIAKVPDNKQRVIYKPDSILPDVNVERWVISVTEEYVNKIQIKVSQAH
- a CDS encoding PepSY-associated TM helix domain-containing protein; translation: MRHRLRWPERETLARLNLAVHRDIGYACASLILAYCLSGIALNHIGDWNPDFVISRQTVSLPHAYDRKEITKERIAQFGRLVQEESYKIYDFPTSDQVKIYYDNASLHLNFSTGHGTYEKVSRRPLLYQANALHLNRLQGWKWASDVFALILILLSLTGLFVLRGRYGLARRGKWLILVGLLPPVLALLIFELK
- a CDS encoding site-specific integrase, coding for MGMIYKRGNVFWIKYYVNGRPVRESTRTDMLKAAERFLKDREGRAVMGAPALPRNERILFREAADALTEHYQVTGSRQLKDAASKMKPVKAFFGQYRLQAVDQANITRYVHQRQTEEVSNATINRELSVLGKALRLAHERGQLLRMPRIHLLQESAPRSGFFERADFERVCRALKKRPDLQAAVTIAYTYGWRMQSEVLQLDLGHVDLNAGTLRLDPGMTKNGEGRVVYLTPAVAGVLAEQVERVKALSRKLDRVIIPLFPNPRQGRWQGNRLRDFRKAWTTACAKVGLIGMIRHDFRRSAVRNLVRSGVPETVAMKITGHKTRSVFDRYNIVNDGDLREAAKKLHGHNLGTVPSSQVDTPRVSTLNSSHAPVAQLDRAAVS